In Methylomonas sp. ZR1, one DNA window encodes the following:
- a CDS encoding formylglycine-generating enzyme family protein, translated as MSIHTQTSRGDLLRWLQRCQTHDEKCLSATILGYEWCAPVTIGHEIDYKVPRPEPPKIDPNPAPTPAKLALKRPQALFYALASQEHYADPQQLGDSLPPVLQGVEPLSDADLQPFASGEPLPHQAIVPEARMRDFLRQSISHSLGQRLDIPQLVKRIARLQTLYHLPRKPRVVPAGRVYVVLDLNKRLLPFWLDAHRLCESIVRQYGLNGLEIRVIDDDPQGEYWDWFDQQQRLKQWQALTAQSVVFIVSDLGQLAEQHSPIRSRWDSFFRQLSRKNTAPVVLAPVSAVQQQPERLKTIRQVLWHKHGKLKPEKIDPDIKAHAEHVRKVLALLSVAVHVEPELLRALLRCLPAEQADSGIEAAVYQHADMQWGYTAISMRPEKRAEYQAEFKQLDAGLQYQVLSLLKRQHIGQFPAIWAEEIINALPLVSFPLEQLADVQQAEAFMQRFAKTLQGAQSDSGMTQFARRHLNRLSGEAIRLNNHRYTSALYGLAYREQLRAGAPLPAEYDAAIVHELTRERTELNRYGIWQVGEALSIAYADTRPVAIGGAKLAELDAIHDSIMLFKSWVENGRIRVDKKLLRLPDHGESCIVGQLDGQILDFDTGLASLTFAAFTKPSWADSIVRNSEGLSANLRFAGKDYRFGLQAGEGFNPYIELQRFSEAEPLSEKWGEQFVNTSLLNQEDRRMLLTQVRWEPEKPRSWPVGVDQYGLYADLTVNQVTQRFRWIEPGSFMMGSGRGSINYASEAAHAVTLTKGFWLADSAVTQAFWLAVMGGANPSYFQDNQNNPVEQVSWDDAQSFIASLNALQPSLGARLPSEAEWELACRAGTTAQFAFGDYITPSQVNYDGRSQYVGGEEGLYRGKTVPVKSLPANPWGLYEMHGNLWEWCEDVWQYDLGSVNTVDPLVESNQDSDGRRVQRGGSWCDPDSHGRSAARAGGRPGDRDLDVGFRLAIGHAELKPGPVNGEVKSANGGDSSKPGSGVAE; from the coding sequence ATGTCGATTCATACTCAGACCAGTCGCGGCGACTTACTGCGCTGGCTGCAGCGCTGTCAAACCCATGACGAAAAATGCCTGAGCGCTACGATATTGGGTTACGAATGGTGTGCGCCAGTCACGATAGGCCATGAAATTGATTATAAAGTGCCCCGTCCGGAGCCTCCCAAAATCGATCCAAATCCTGCTCCTACGCCGGCTAAATTAGCGCTGAAACGCCCGCAAGCATTGTTCTACGCCCTTGCATCTCAGGAGCATTATGCCGATCCGCAACAGCTCGGCGACAGCCTGCCGCCCGTGCTTCAAGGCGTTGAGCCGCTCTCCGATGCCGATTTGCAGCCCTTTGCCAGCGGAGAACCGCTGCCGCACCAAGCCATCGTCCCGGAAGCCCGCATGCGCGATTTTTTGCGGCAATCCATAAGCCATAGCTTGGGGCAGCGACTGGATATACCGCAGTTGGTCAAACGTATCGCCCGCCTGCAAACCTTGTATCATCTGCCGCGCAAGCCACGAGTCGTGCCGGCCGGGAGGGTTTATGTCGTCCTCGACCTAAACAAACGCTTGCTGCCGTTCTGGTTGGACGCCCATCGCTTGTGTGAAAGTATCGTCCGTCAGTATGGGTTGAACGGCCTGGAAATTCGCGTGATTGACGACGACCCACAAGGCGAATATTGGGATTGGTTTGATCAACAGCAACGGCTTAAGCAGTGGCAAGCGCTCACAGCGCAAAGTGTGGTGTTCATCGTCAGCGACCTGGGGCAATTGGCTGAACAACACAGCCCGATACGCTCGCGGTGGGACAGTTTTTTCCGGCAACTAAGCCGTAAAAACACCGCACCGGTCGTGCTAGCACCAGTATCGGCCGTCCAGCAACAGCCCGAGCGCCTAAAAACCATCCGCCAAGTGTTGTGGCACAAACACGGCAAGCTCAAACCGGAAAAGATCGATCCGGATATCAAGGCCCACGCTGAGCATGTCCGCAAAGTCTTGGCATTGTTATCCGTCGCCGTACACGTCGAACCTGAATTGCTGCGCGCCTTGTTGCGCTGTTTACCCGCTGAACAAGCCGATAGCGGCATCGAAGCGGCGGTGTATCAGCATGCCGATATGCAATGGGGTTATACCGCCATCAGCATGCGCCCGGAAAAACGGGCCGAGTATCAGGCCGAATTTAAACAGCTGGACGCTGGCTTGCAGTATCAAGTCTTGAGTTTGCTCAAACGCCAGCATATCGGCCAGTTTCCGGCGATTTGGGCGGAGGAAATCATCAACGCCCTGCCGCTGGTGTCGTTCCCGCTCGAACAACTGGCCGATGTCCAACAGGCGGAGGCTTTTATGCAACGTTTCGCCAAAACCCTGCAGGGTGCCCAGTCCGACAGCGGCATGACGCAATTTGCCCGGCGGCATTTAAACCGGTTAAGCGGTGAGGCGATTCGTTTGAATAATCACCGCTATACCAGTGCGCTTTACGGTTTAGCGTATCGCGAGCAACTGCGGGCTGGCGCTCCGTTGCCTGCGGAATATGATGCCGCCATCGTCCACGAGCTGACTCGTGAACGCACTGAATTAAATCGCTATGGCATCTGGCAAGTTGGTGAAGCCTTGAGTATCGCTTATGCCGACACCAGGCCCGTAGCGATAGGTGGCGCGAAACTGGCCGAATTAGACGCAATCCACGACAGTATCATGCTGTTCAAAAGTTGGGTAGAAAATGGCCGGATTCGAGTGGATAAGAAATTGCTTCGCTTGCCGGACCATGGCGAGTCGTGCATCGTCGGTCAGTTGGATGGGCAGATCCTGGATTTTGATACCGGATTGGCGAGCCTGACGTTTGCAGCATTTACAAAGCCCAGTTGGGCTGACAGTATCGTCCGTAATTCAGAAGGACTCTCGGCTAATTTACGCTTTGCAGGCAAAGATTATCGCTTTGGGTTACAAGCAGGGGAGGGTTTCAACCCTTACATCGAGTTACAACGGTTTTCTGAGGCCGAACCCTTGTCGGAAAAATGGGGCGAGCAATTTGTCAATACCAGCCTGTTAAATCAGGAAGATAGAAGGATGCTGCTTACGCAAGTGAGATGGGAACCGGAAAAGCCTAGATCCTGGCCTGTTGGGGTAGACCAATACGGTCTCTACGCCGACCTCACCGTCAACCAGGTCACCCAGCGCTTCCGCTGGATAGAGCCGGGCAGTTTTATGATGGGTTCTGGGCGCGGTTCTATAAATTACGCCAGCGAAGCCGCGCACGCCGTGACCTTGACAAAGGGTTTTTGGTTGGCTGATTCCGCTGTTACGCAAGCCTTTTGGCTTGCGGTGATGGGGGGCGCCAATCCCAGTTACTTTCAAGACAACCAAAACAACCCAGTTGAACAGGTGAGTTGGGACGATGCGCAAAGTTTTATTGCCAGCCTAAACGCTTTACAACCCAGTCTGGGGGCGCGTTTGCCCAGCGAAGCGGAATGGGAACTGGCCTGTCGAGCCGGCACTACGGCGCAGTTTGCTTTTGGCGACTACATCACGCCAAGCCAGGTCAACTACGATGGACGCTCCCAGTATGTTGGGGGTGAAGAGGGGCTATATCGAGGCAAAACCGTCCCGGTGAAATCCCTACCTGCAAATCCTTGGGGCCTCTACGAAATGCACGGCAATCTATGGGAATGGTGTGAGGACGTTTGGCAGTATGACCTTGGCTCGGTTAATACGGTTGATCCCCTGGTAGAGTCGAATCAGGATTCAGACGGTCGCCGTGTGCAGCGCGGCGGCTCTTGGTGTGACCCCGATAGCCATGGACGCTCTGCCGCCCGTGCTGGAGGTCGACCCGGTGATCGTGACTTAGACGTCGGTTTCCGGCTTGCTATAGGTCATGCTGAGTTAAAGCCAGGGCCGGTAAACGGCGAGGTAAAATCTGCCAATGGCGGTGATTCATCGAAGCCGGGCAGCGGCGTTGCGGAGTAA
- a CDS encoding formylglycine-generating enzyme family protein, translating to MNYSNLLSPLVFPCPWASEWGEDTQGLWQTLNYRGVRQVFRWIEPSTFMMGSPDSELGRYDYEVRRTEEVESGYWLADTAVTQALWVEIRTGESPSRHHDNLVYPVHGVSWDDAQAFIAELNQRVPGFNARLPKELEWEYACRAGTDTAFSFGDSIDANLVNFNGNYPYANAPKCEFRGKPVPVKSLPANAWGLYEMHGNVWEWCQDAWREGFSAGSSVDMPLSWDSPNERIARGGSWDADATFARSAYRYHFDKSQRSEFFGFRLLVDG from the coding sequence ATGAATTACAGTAACCTATTGTCTCCGCTAGTTTTTCCCTGTCCCTGGGCCTCTGAATGGGGTGAGGATACTCAGGGTTTGTGGCAAACGTTAAACTACCGCGGCGTGCGGCAGGTGTTTCGCTGGATCGAACCGAGCACTTTCATGATGGGTTCGCCGGATAGTGAATTGGGCCGCTACGACTACGAAGTTCGCCGAACGGAAGAGGTTGAATCGGGTTATTGGTTGGCCGACACTGCGGTCACTCAGGCACTATGGGTGGAAATTCGTACCGGCGAGAGTCCTAGCCGCCACCATGATAATTTGGTGTACCCGGTACACGGTGTCAGTTGGGATGACGCCCAGGCCTTTATTGCCGAGTTGAACCAGAGGGTTCCCGGCTTTAATGCTCGATTACCCAAAGAACTGGAGTGGGAATACGCATGCCGGGCAGGCACCGACACGGCGTTTAGTTTCGGCGACAGTATTGATGCCAATCTGGTGAATTTCAACGGTAACTACCCCTACGCAAACGCGCCGAAGTGTGAATTTCGCGGTAAACCCGTGCCGGTAAAGAGTTTGCCGGCGAATGCCTGGGGGCTTTACGAGATGCACGGCAATGTTTGGGAGTGGTGTCAGGATGCTTGGCGAGAGGGTTTCAGTGCTGGAAGCTCAGTTGATATGCCATTGTCTTGGGACTCTCCAAATGAAAGAATCGCCCGCGGCGGCTCCTGGGATGCCGATGCGACCTTCGCCCGTTCCGCCTACCGATACCACTTCGATAAATCCCAACGCAGTGAGTTCTTTGGATTTCGTTTGCTGGTTGATGGCTAG
- a CDS encoding 1-acyl-sn-glycerol-3-phosphate acyltransferase, whose protein sequence is MTSLNIAGLLHHGVWRCIGYLAFSRIRVIGKERLTLVGPVVFVATHRNGALDAAPYSLAVPLVMPMVSAQLQRLPLGRFLFRGIAVARAKDKARGIKADNGKALAECIELLKVGGQLFIMPEGTSSLGCRHLPFNRGAARIVAQAMAAGVRPIIQPLAVHYEDPTHWQSRVEVLIGEPIIPQNADEIAIHQSITDGLEAVGANFVDTEAQQTAEKLAYARILSTDLSYAENLKIFEGQIAPALSESLRQLETVAKDKGLFLHQGLPLMPLRLWQRDLVKWLLLAPVIACFSILNFPVLAAGHIASQLLPDEPNVIAFWRMVVGVPVGLFWFVTVCVGLFLCAGPSWCVLYGAISTVGLLAWYRFRKLTVALGNAVFHPEARAVLVTAYRNLAERKAHE, encoded by the coding sequence ATGACGAGTCTAAATATTGCGGGATTGCTTCACCACGGCGTATGGCGCTGCATTGGCTATCTGGCATTCAGTCGAATAAGAGTCATCGGCAAAGAGCGGCTAACGTTAGTCGGCCCTGTCGTGTTTGTAGCCACTCACCGCAATGGCGCACTCGATGCCGCACCGTATTCGCTTGCCGTTCCTTTGGTCATGCCGATGGTATCGGCGCAGCTGCAGCGTTTACCGTTGGGCAGATTTTTGTTTCGTGGTATTGCGGTAGCCCGTGCCAAGGATAAGGCTCGCGGCATTAAGGCCGATAACGGCAAAGCCTTGGCAGAATGCATAGAGTTACTGAAAGTGGGTGGACAACTCTTCATCATGCCGGAAGGCACCAGTTCGCTCGGTTGCCGACATTTACCGTTTAATCGTGGTGCCGCGCGTATCGTAGCCCAAGCCATGGCTGCTGGAGTCAGGCCCATTATCCAGCCTTTGGCTGTTCATTACGAAGACCCTACTCACTGGCAAAGCCGTGTTGAGGTATTAATAGGTGAACCCATAATTCCGCAAAACGCCGACGAGATAGCGATACACCAGTCGATTACCGATGGTCTGGAGGCCGTTGGGGCTAATTTTGTTGATACCGAAGCTCAGCAAACGGCAGAAAAATTGGCTTATGCCCGCATTTTAAGTACCGATCTTTCTTACGCTGAAAACTTAAAAATATTTGAGGGCCAGATTGCGCCTGCTTTATCCGAGTCGCTAAGGCAGTTGGAGACAGTTGCCAAGGATAAAGGTCTTTTTCTTCATCAAGGCCTACCTTTAATGCCGCTCCGCTTGTGGCAGCGGGATTTAGTCAAGTGGTTACTGCTGGCGCCTGTCATCGCTTGTTTCAGCATATTGAATTTTCCGGTACTGGCCGCTGGGCATATCGCTAGTCAACTTCTGCCGGACGAGCCGAATGTTATTGCCTTTTGGCGCATGGTCGTCGGTGTGCCGGTAGGATTATTTTGGTTCGTGACCGTCTGCGTGGGTTTGTTTTTATGTGCCGGGCCAAGTTGGTGTGTTCTTTACGGCGCGATCAGTACCGTTGGCCTATTGGCGTGGTACCGATTCCGTAAATTGACGGTAGCACTCGGTAACGCGGTTTTTCATCCTGAGGCGAGGGCGGTATTGGTAACAGCCTATCGGAATTTGGCGGAGCGCAAAGCGCATGAATAA
- a CDS encoding phosphatase PAP2 family protein, with protein sequence MNKLLDPPLRYFSIYLGAVSTMEIAHLTVWSLLFCPMLAGMAGLARKYSRQRSWGLLAAICVSLAVGMNVSYQAMAGAIPAVRSVRFDAQLLALDRLLIGETPSVWLERWISPPLTELMSACYLLLMPLLLVSLLRYFFRRRELLGEFYTGLFAVYGLGFLGYLLVPAAGPWLAYPELFNVKLNGGAVTAFNQAMVEQGSNKVDVWPSLHVAVTLYILGFAGRHHRLEFWVLLLPILGLWIATFYLRYHYFVDVLSGLALAGFGLYEARRHAAHPAINPNKKDTYANAV encoded by the coding sequence ATGAATAAACTTCTCGACCCGCCCTTACGCTATTTCAGTATCTATCTGGGCGCCGTTTCAACCATGGAAATCGCGCATCTGACGGTTTGGAGTCTATTGTTTTGTCCGATGCTGGCCGGCATGGCCGGATTGGCGCGCAAGTATTCCAGGCAACGCAGTTGGGGGCTATTGGCGGCCATTTGCGTCAGCTTGGCCGTGGGTATGAATGTGTCGTATCAAGCCATGGCCGGGGCTATCCCCGCTGTCCGGAGCGTACGCTTCGATGCCCAGCTATTGGCATTGGATCGGCTATTGATAGGGGAAACGCCGTCGGTATGGTTGGAACGATGGATTAGCCCACCGCTCACCGAACTAATGAGCGCTTGCTACTTGTTATTGATGCCATTATTGCTGGTCAGCCTGCTGCGTTATTTTTTCCGGCGCCGGGAATTGCTCGGGGAATTTTACACCGGTCTATTCGCGGTTTACGGCTTGGGCTTCCTCGGTTATCTGCTGGTGCCGGCTGCCGGGCCTTGGCTGGCCTATCCGGAGTTGTTCAACGTCAAATTGAACGGCGGCGCGGTCACGGCATTTAATCAAGCGATGGTTGAGCAAGGCAGCAATAAAGTGGATGTCTGGCCGAGTCTGCACGTGGCCGTGACGCTCTATATCTTGGGATTTGCCGGACGGCATCATCGCCTTGAGTTCTGGGTTTTGTTGTTGCCGATATTGGGTTTATGGATCGCTACTTTTTATTTGCGTTATCACTATTTTGTCGATGTCCTCAGCGGCTTGGCGTTGGCAGGCTTTGGTTTATACGAAGCTCGCCGTCATGCCGCTCACCCCGCCATCAACCCCAACAAGAAGGATACCTATGCCAACGCTGTTTGA
- a CDS encoding PEP/pyruvate-binding domain-containing protein encodes MPTLFDFHHPSALDSALSGGKGANLARLTQAGFAVPSGFVLPPEGYYSFIEQYDALPDLLRNLPIDEPLALEQACTRICEQLTQLPVPESLKQAIAEMLAEFPGDTAFSVRSSATAEDLGGAAFAGQHETYLNCIGIDDIVSRIRDCWVSLWSARAIAYRLQAGIGLSNTAMAVVVQKMAFNRVAGVGFCINPVTGDPAQQSVDANYGLGESVVGGEHQVDHWLLDKSSGRVLDAVLAHKSSCIVADRTGTRSENLSDDQANLPCLSEPELVELSDLMRRVEKFYGYPQDIEWGFEGEQLWLLQARPITRIPPRWTRDESAERFPSVITPLAWDLVEEGFHQSLSHSFELMGLPPFHGKWFALFDNYVYGNQNAVEVYAEGTANSLNVRSVAELLSALPTLRKRYAWVQELPMAWSRDLDRYLLGLGELMAEPLTGRSIPELWNFVLRVKQLGAEYFLPNIAISITQRTLYKLVYSIVGAAVGEADAPTTFDSLLAYCETKTGFVNKELYRLARRIAECPKLVQALRTQTGQQFLASGGFIQEADIAAAFQRFLQDHGHREVEFDPYHPTWLEAPWLVIENLKMMLDSTLEDPAEKERTLKIRMLETERQLIGGLPEDLRFPVQELLRLARVYTALDDIEHYQTTRLTLPFRKGLLALGVALQARDIVTEAMDVFFARAEQLSETIRLNDAESWRCLADSIEREKQAYQNHRQHSPEWELGKSQAYSAKDGDFVGLPGSPGVASGVVFKVLSQDDFADFPANAVLVARTTNPAWTPLFYKAAAVITESGGPLSHGAVTAREVGLPAVMSVRGVLDALTNGDKVTVDGIAGRVRLD; translated from the coding sequence ATGCCAACGCTGTTTGATTTTCATCATCCGTCTGCTCTGGATTCGGCCCTATCCGGCGGTAAGGGCGCCAACCTTGCCCGCTTGACGCAGGCTGGGTTTGCCGTTCCGTCAGGCTTTGTGTTGCCGCCGGAGGGTTATTACTCGTTCATTGAGCAATACGATGCATTGCCGGATTTGCTTCGGAATTTGCCTATAGACGAACCCCTGGCCTTGGAACAGGCGTGCACACGTATATGCGAGCAGTTGACCCAGCTACCGGTGCCAGAAAGCTTGAAGCAGGCAATTGCGGAGATGTTGGCTGAGTTTCCGGGCGACACGGCATTCTCCGTGCGTAGCTCCGCCACTGCCGAGGACTTGGGCGGCGCCGCATTCGCCGGGCAGCACGAAACGTATCTGAATTGCATCGGCATCGACGACATTGTTTCGCGCATCCGGGATTGTTGGGTATCGCTGTGGAGTGCCCGCGCCATTGCTTACCGCTTGCAGGCCGGCATCGGCTTGTCGAACACTGCGATGGCGGTGGTGGTGCAAAAAATGGCCTTCAATCGGGTCGCCGGCGTGGGGTTTTGCATCAATCCGGTTACCGGCGATCCTGCACAACAGTCGGTCGATGCCAATTATGGTTTGGGTGAATCGGTGGTGGGCGGTGAACATCAGGTTGATCATTGGTTGCTGGATAAGTCGTCCGGGCGAGTGTTGGATGCGGTTTTAGCCCATAAATCCTCATGCATCGTCGCCGACCGCACCGGTACGCGCAGCGAGAACTTGTCAGATGATCAAGCTAATTTACCTTGTCTCAGCGAACCTGAGTTGGTTGAGTTATCCGATTTGATGCGGCGTGTCGAAAAGTTTTACGGTTATCCGCAGGACATAGAATGGGGTTTTGAGGGTGAACAGTTGTGGCTGTTGCAAGCGCGACCGATTACCCGCATCCCGCCGCGCTGGACCCGTGACGAATCCGCCGAGCGATTTCCCTCGGTGATTACGCCGCTGGCTTGGGACTTGGTGGAGGAGGGTTTTCACCAATCGCTGTCGCATTCTTTCGAATTGATGGGCTTGCCGCCGTTTCACGGCAAGTGGTTCGCCTTGTTCGATAATTATGTATACGGCAATCAGAATGCCGTCGAGGTTTATGCCGAAGGCACCGCAAATTCCTTAAACGTGCGTTCAGTTGCCGAACTGCTGTCTGCTTTACCGACACTGCGCAAACGCTATGCCTGGGTGCAGGAATTACCGATGGCGTGGTCGCGCGATTTGGATCGCTATTTACTCGGCCTCGGCGAATTAATGGCCGAGCCGCTGACAGGACGCTCTATTCCCGAGTTGTGGAATTTTGTACTGCGGGTGAAGCAGCTAGGTGCGGAATATTTTCTGCCGAATATTGCCATTTCCATTACGCAGCGCACCCTTTACAAGCTGGTGTACAGCATCGTTGGGGCGGCGGTTGGCGAAGCGGATGCGCCGACGACCTTTGATAGCTTGCTGGCGTACTGCGAAACCAAAACGGGTTTCGTCAACAAGGAACTTTACCGGCTGGCAAGGCGGATAGCCGAATGCCCCAAACTCGTGCAGGCGTTGCGCACCCAAACTGGTCAGCAATTTCTGGCTTCCGGCGGATTCATACAGGAAGCAGATATTGCAGCCGCTTTCCAGCGTTTTTTACAGGATCATGGGCATCGGGAAGTGGAGTTTGATCCCTATCATCCGACCTGGTTGGAAGCGCCATGGCTGGTGATTGAAAATCTGAAAATGATGTTGGACTCGACCCTGGAAGACCCTGCCGAAAAAGAACGTACTCTGAAAATCCGGATGTTGGAAACCGAACGGCAATTGATCGGCGGGTTGCCGGAGGATTTGCGGTTTCCTGTTCAGGAGCTATTGCGCTTGGCGCGGGTTTATACCGCATTGGACGACATCGAACATTACCAGACTACACGGCTGACATTGCCGTTCCGCAAGGGTTTACTGGCCTTGGGTGTAGCCTTGCAGGCCAGAGACATAGTTACGGAAGCGATGGATGTATTCTTTGCCAGAGCCGAACAGCTCTCGGAAACAATCCGCCTTAACGACGCCGAGTCGTGGCGTTGTTTGGCGGATAGCATAGAAAGGGAAAAACAGGCTTATCAAAACCATAGGCAGCATTCACCGGAATGGGAGTTGGGTAAGTCACAAGCCTATTCCGCTAAAGACGGGGATTTTGTTGGTTTACCCGGTAGCCCCGGCGTTGCCAGCGGCGTGGTTTTTAAGGTGTTGTCGCAGGACGATTTCGCCGATTTTCCCGCCAACGCGGTACTGGTAGCGCGTACCACCAACCCGGCCTGGACGCCTTTATTTTATAAGGCGGCGGCCGTGATCACCGAAAGCGGCGGACCTTTGTCGCATGGTGCAGTGACTGCAAGGGAAGTGGGTTTACCTGCGGTAATGAGCGTCAGAGGTGTGCTGGATGCATTGACGAACGGCGACAAAGTGACAGTCGATGGTATTGCGGGCCGAGTAAGGCTAGATTGA